The window GCATTTACAATAATATAAAGGTCTTTCCCTTACTTTAGATTTTAATTTCGTTAAATCGACTTTATCCACTTTTTTCATTTTTTAATCCTCATAATTAAAAGATAGCAAATTAAAGAAGAAGCAATTAGAATAGCAGGTATGAAACTGCGGTAGCTTTCATACAGCAACCCTGCTATGCTTCCTCCTATAAAACTTCCCAAAAATTGCAAAGTATTGTAAACCCCCATGGAAGTGCCCACAAAAGACTTATCCGATGAAGACGACACTAAAGAAGGCATTATAGGTTCGGTAATTGAAAAGCCGGTAAAAAACAAAATTCCGCCTATTATAATTACCGGCAGAGCATAACCTTTAGCATCGGAAAACATAAAAATGCTTGAAACAGCCATTAATAAAAAACTTAACTTCAATAGATGAACTTCATATCCCATATCGGCTTTTTTTGAAGCTTTCATCATGGCAAAAAGAGAAAATACTACCATAGGGATTAAAACCTTGTAATAATATCCTGTTCCTAATTCATGCTTGACTATTAAAGGCAGACCGAAAAAGAAAACGGTCATAAAGAAAGACAAAAGAAAACCCTGTAAGGAAAGATTTGCAAGCGTTTTGTTTTTGAAAACGGCAACGGCGTCTTTAAAGGAAACTTCTATTTCTTTCAGCATTTCTTTGCTCTTGGGTTCCTCCACCAGAACCATAATTAAAAGGGCGGAAATAATGCCGAATATGCCGGAAATATAGAATAAAAAAGGATAACCGAAGTAATAAGAAAGCAAAGGACCCATTACGATACCCACGACAAAACTTAATCCTATAGGGATACCGAGAAATGCCATAGCTTTTGTCCTGTCGCTCTCGGAAACGGTATCGGAAACCAATGCGAACGCCACGGAGCTTTCTGCGGCGACTCCTTGAAGAAACCTAAACAGTATAAGTTCGTAAATATTATCGGAAAAACCTATTATAAAAGTAAATATGCCGAATAAAAGCATGCCGAAAAACAAAACGTTTTTTCTTCCTATTTTATCGGAAATATAACCGAACGGAATCTGAAAAATCGCCCTCGATAAGCCGTAAATACCGAATGCAATTCCGATTAAAATAAAACTTGACGTAAATTTTTCGGCGAACAGCACGAAAACCGGCAAAACAAGAAATACCGCAAGCATCCTTAAACCAACTACAGAACTCATAGCCGCAATAGTCTTTTTCTGCTTTTTGTTAAAAGCCATTCTGTATTCCCCTAATATGATTAAACTTTTTGACCGCAAATCGCTTATTTTCTAATAATCTGGATTCCCGCTTAGCATTTTAAATCACTTTCCCGCTCTTATCTGACGGGATTGATAGCTTCTTATAGCTC of the Candidatus Acidulodesulfobacterium acidiphilum genome contains:
- a CDS encoding MFS transporter → MAFNKKQKKTIAAMSSVVGLRMLAVFLVLPVFVLFAEKFTSSFILIGIAFGIYGLSRAIFQIPFGYISDKIGRKNVLFFGMLLFGIFTFIIGFSDNIYELILFRFLQGVAAESSVAFALVSDTVSESDRTKAMAFLGIPIGLSFVVGIVMGPLLSYYFGYPFLFYISGIFGIISALLIMVLVEEPKSKEMLKEIEVSFKDAVAVFKNKTLANLSLQGFLLSFFMTVFFFGLPLIVKHELGTGYYYKVLIPMVVFSLFAMMKASKKADMGYEVHLLKLSFLLMAVSSIFMFSDAKGYALPVIIIGGILFFTGFSITEPIMPSLVSSSSDKSFVGTSMGVYNTLQFLGSFIGGSIAGLLYESYRSFIPAILIASSLICYLLIMRIKK